The DNA window GAACGCGCCCTACGTCCGGTCCACGCCCGCGAAGAAGCGCGCCCCCAACTGAAGCCGGGCCCTCATCGTGTGGCGCGGCCGTTTCATCTAGGCTCGCCGGATGGTGGATTCCCTGACGAGCGACGACGAACTGCGGCGACTGCGCGACAGGCTCGGGGCCACCGCGTGGCGGAACATCGTCGTCCTGACGGGCGCGGGCATCTCCGTCGCGTCGGGGCTTCCGACCTACCGAGGCCCCGGAGGACTGTGGACCCGGCCCGAGGCGGAGGAGGTCCCCGACGCGGCCATGATGGCGAGAGACCCATCACGGGTGTGGAGCCTGTTCGGTCCGCTGCGCAGGCCCCTCCAAGCCGCGAAGCCCAATGCGGCGCACGTCGCGCTGGCGCAGTGGCAGGCGCGGTCGAGCCCGGGACGCACCTTCACGCTGGTGACGCAAAACGTGGATGGACTGCACACCCGCGCGGGCAGCCGGGATGTCGTCGAGCTTCACGGCTCGCTGCTGCACACCCGATGCAGCAATCCCGAATGTGGGACGACTCCCTTTGAAGACCCTCAGGAACACCTCCAGGCTCCGCCGTGCGAGCGATGTGGACAGGCGTTGCGGCCGGACATCACCCTGTTCAATGAGCCGCTCCCGGTGGACGCGGAGTGGGCCGCCAAGCGCGCCCTGCGCGAGTGCGACCTCTTCCTCGCCGTGGGCACGTCCGGCACGGTGGCTCCGGCCTCCCACTTCGTCCGAGGCGCGAAGTACGCGGGGGCCTGGACGCTCTTGCTCAACCTCACGCCCATGCAGCCCCGGCATCCCGATTTCGACCACGAGGTCCTCGGTCGCGCCGAGGAACTCCTGCCATTCCTGTTAAGCGGCTAGAGTTGGGTTCATGGGAAACGCCCCCTGGCCCGCGCGTCATCGCTTCTCATCGAGTGCCCCCCTTCACCTGAGTCGAATCGCGCTCCTATGTCTGTGCATCGTGGCTGCGTCGGCGCGGGCACAGTCGGGGGGCATCACGCTGGATTTGGAGCCCATCACCTCGGTGTCCTCGGGGGAGGAGACATCCTGGGCCTCGGAGGTGCATCTGCACCTGGAGCCCGCGGCCGGTGCGTTCCTCGGCGCGGAGGGGCCTGGCTCGAGGACGGGCTTCGGCCTCGCGCTGAAGGCGGACTTCCCCTTGTTCACCCGGCGTATGCTGATGGTGGCCAAGATGGTGACGTGGATCATGAGCCTCGGCGCCACCGGCCTGGGAGATGACACGGTGGGGAACACGCCCCTGTCCATCCAGGTGGAGCTCTTCGGCAACCGGTTCTCGGACACCCGCCTCCTGGACAAGGGCTGGGGCTGGGGCGGCGGATTGGGTGCACGGCTCAAGTTCTTCGAGAACCCTCACGCCGACAGCAGCGTGCGCAGCGTCTGGTACGACTTCAACGTCAACCTCAGCCCGAACGGCTTCGGCGTGGATACGGCCCTGGGACTCCAGCTCTCCCTCGGAGAGCTCGTGTCGATGGGCCCCTTCGTCAAGTTCGCGCGAGTGGGCGGTGTGAACGGACTGTTCGGCGGCATCTCCCTGGACCTGGGTGCGCCCGCGAAGCAGCGCGTGTCGTCAGAAGCGTCCGCCGCCGAGGGGAGCTCGGTACAGCAGCCCTGAGCATGCGACTCCCTACCGGGGCTGCTGCTGCGTCACACAGTGCACCATGCCGCCCTCGGCGTAGAGGTTCCGGACGTCGATGCCGATGACCGTCTTGTCTGGGAACAGCTTCTGGACGATGGCGTTGGCGGCGATGTCATTCGCGTCCGCATAGTTCGGCACCAGCACCACGGAGTTGGCGACGTAGTAGTTGACGTACGAGCCCTTGTACCCGAGCTGCTTCCCCCACGTCGTCGTCACGTTCTTCGCGGTGAGCGGCAGCGTCACGAACGTGTACGGCTGGCCCTCGGCGTTCTTCGCGGCATGGAGGGTATCGATGTCATGGTCCGGCACGCCCCACTCCGAGAGGTCATCGTCGCTCATGGTGACGAGGGTGTTGTCCCGAGCGAAGACGGCGAACCCGTCGATGTGCATGTCCGTGATGTCCAGACCGGCGACGCCGTCCAGCCAGATGAAGCGAGTCACTCCGAGGTACTTCCGGAAGTAGCTCTCCATCTGCTCCTGCGTCATGTCCGGATTCCGATTCGGATTCAGCGTCGAGCTCCGGGTCGCCATGAGGGTCCCCGTCGCATCAATCTCGACGGACCCGCCCTCGTTGACGATGTCTTGCTGCAAGTCGACGTAGGGCAGCGCCTGCTTGTCGGCAATCGCCTTCGGAACCTCCGCGCTGAGGACGAAGTTCTCCTTCTCTCCCCAGCCATTGAAGCCCCAGCCCTCGATGACCAGCGCGTTGGAGGAATCCCGCACGTAGATGGGGCCGAAGTCCCGAATCCACACATCCTCGAAGGCGTGGACGGTGAAGTCGACCCGGTCGAGGGGCACGCCCTGGTCGGTCAGCAGCGCCTGGATGCGACGCACTTCCCGCGCGTCGTAGGCGAGCACGTGGACATTCTCACTGCCCACGAGGGCCCGCGTCATGGATACCCACGTCGGGTCGAGCCCGTCCCGATAGTCTTCTCCATACTCGTAGTGGTGAGGCCAGGCGAGCCAGGTTCCCTCGTGCTCACCCAGTGGATCCGGCAGCGTGTACATCGCGGCGACCTCTTGCTCTTCCCGTCGTGGCCCCGAGGACTTGCTGCCGCATCCCGCCGCCAAGACGCACACCGCGACGGCCACCACCCCCAGCAGGGAAGACCCCATGTGTCGTCCACGCATCAGCGCCCCCTTCGCACGGAGCCGGCGCTCACGCCCAGGACGCAAGCGCAGTGCGGACTCAACCCGCCCTCGAAGCTAGGCAGCGAGCCACATTCCCGGCAGGCTCAGGCAGGCGACTTGAGCAGGCGCATGAGGCCCCGTTGAACCCCACCTCCCCTCCCGATGAGAAATCAATCACCTACTTCCTCAACGTCGACCTCGACATCGAGGGACACGACATCGTCGAGTTGGTGAAGGCGTTCGAGCATCGCGCCAGCGTGCTCCATCACACGAGCACCACTGCATGCATCGAGCTTCTCGACCAACCGCCAGACCCTGATACTGCGATTCGGGACCTCTGCACGGTCATCGAAGCTCTTCCATCGGAGGCTCGTCACCGGTGGGATGCGTGCACGCTGCGCCGGTTCAGCATCGGAATCAGCGCGGGTGCGGAGCCCTACTCCCGGAGCTGGGTCCTCGCACCAGACACCCTGAGACTCGTCACCCAAGTGCGCGCGAGCATCGACATGACCATCTACGCGCCCTGCCCTGAGTTCAACGTCCCCGCGTGAGCGGGTCGCCGCTTCTCAATAGAGGTTCTTCTTGTAGTCGTGCTCCAGCGCCCAGCTCATCATGCGCTTGGAAGCCAAGGCCCGCAGGGTCGCCGCGGCCGCGCCCTTCTGCGGGCTGCGCCGCACGTGGTCGATGAACACATCCGCCATCTTCGGCAACTGGCTCGCCGGCACGTGCCTGGACGCCTCCCACAACCCCGCGTCCACGAGGCCCTGCCCCGACTGGAGTCGCGCCGCATGGGCCTCCAGCAGCAGCGCCATCTTCGGCACCTTCCCATCCACCGTCATCGACTCCAGCAACGCACCTTCCGTCGAGAGCGACCCGACACCGGAGACCTCCACGAGCCCTACCTCGCCCGGGATGAGCCCCAACAGCGCCACACGAGGCTGCTCGAGGACATTGTGGAACGTGTCCGTCCGCCGATTGCCCGGACGGTCCGGCACCGCGACCCGCGCGCCCGCAAGCCTCAGGAAGCCCACCGGGTCTCCCTTCGGACTCACGTCCGCGTTCCCTTCCGAGTCCCAGGACGCGAGCACCACGAACGGCGTGCGAGACAACCACCGCTGAACCTCCGGGTCCCCACTCCAGACACCCGCCTCCGCTGAAGCCGAAGCCACCGGCGGCTTCCACAGCCCCGAGCGGATGATGGCCTTCGCGCAGTGCACGAACGCCTCCTCCACCGTCACCCGCAACGTGTGCCCGTCCAGCGTCGCGTGCCCGTTCACCCGCAGCGTCTCGCCGAGCCCCGGGATGAAGAACAACAGGCCACTGCCCACCGTGGGGTTGAGCGCGATGGGCTCCGGCAACCGCATCTCCAGATGCGTCGCGTCCACGACTCGCGCGAAGCCCAGCGGACCTCCCGCCGCCGTCATCCGCGCCAGCCCGTCCACATCGACGTAGCCCAGCACCGCGAACGACGAGCACGCCAGCAACTGGACGCAGTGCGAGTCCAACGCATCCAACGACTTCAGCATCACGCCCAGCGGACGTGAGCCCACCACGCCCTCCAGGGCCTCGACGGACTTGATTCGTGACATTGGCTCACCTGACACGAAGTCTACTCAAGTGAGATTGATTTGCAACTTCACAATCCCACCCTGGGGCGGAGCCGTGCTCACTCCGAGCCCACGACCCGCACGGAGACCGCCGCGGCCAACGAACGCGGCGGCCTCCCTGAGCGGACTACCGATGAGCGGCTTCGATGGTGATGAGCCCGTGTCCGTTCTGCGTGCACACGCCTTCGGCGGACTCAGGCTTCGTGCCGACGTTCCATGAGCCACCTCCTCCGCCCACGCGACCACCGCCGCCGCCGGAGTAACCCCCGCCGCCACCACCGCCGTAGCAGCCGTTCCCCGCGCCACCACCGCCGTAGCCGCCATGCGCCAGGCCGCCGCACGCCTTTCCAGCCCCGCCCTTTCCTCCCGACAAGTAGGCGAAGCCGCCCTCGCCATAAGTCCCATCCGAGGCACCATTGCCTGACCAGCCTCCGCCACCCGAGCCATACGCCGCGGCCCGCGAGCCTCCCAGGCCCCCCGTCCCGCCCGCGATGAACCCGGACGTGTAGCTGGCATGCGTCGAGCCCGCCGTCCCCGACGTGCTCACGCTCCCGTTCCGCCCCGGAACCAGTGCCCCCGAGCGCAGTCCACCGCCGCCTCCCGCGATGAGCAACGGACTGCCGCTCTTCACCACGAAGGAACCTCCACCGCCGCCCGCGCTGTACGTCGTCGCGGTCCCCTTCTGGCCCACGAGCATCTGCACTGTGTCGTTCTTCTGGAGCGTGAACACACCGGAGACCTTGGCCCCACACCCACCCGAGATTCCCGCCGCCGCGCTCGCACCGCTCGCGCCCGTGGCCATGATTCGGTACTCGCCCGTCTTGGGCACCGTCCACGTCTGTGCCGCCAGCGGTCCGGTGGGGCCCTGGTACTCCACACCGCCCACCGTGTTCGTGAAGACGAGCCCCTTCTCGAGGATGGCGAAGGGCGAGAAGCTGGTGGTGACGCCGCAGACCTGGATGACACTCGCCGGAGGGTCCGCCATGGGGTCGATACCGCAGGCCGCCTCGTCGACACAGCCACACTCGGTCGGGTCCTCGCTGCAATCAAACGCCTGCGGCTTCCCCGGAGGGGCGGGCAGTTCCTCCCACGCGCCATTCGGAGGCGTGTTCTTGTTGAAGTGGTAGAGCCGCAAGAAGAACGACAATGCATTGGCGCCCAGGAACTTCCTGCGGACGCACACCGTCGCCTCGGTGAACTGCGCGGTGGTGTCGATGTCATAGAAGAGCGGAGGACAATCGATTCCCTCCGCGCTCGCGCCATCGGAGCAGAACGACTTCAGCCCGTGAGGCGTCTCGGGTCCTATCGGCAGCTCGGCCACCGTGGTGAGGCCTCCTGTCGTCACCGAGGGGAAGGTCACATTCACCTTGAGCTCCTGGGCATCAATGGGAGTGATGGACACGTTCGAGCCCACGGGCGTCGGCGTCGGTTCAGCAATCGTCACGCTCCCGCCCCTGAACTCCGAGTAGGTCCCATTGATGGTCGCTCCCGCGGTCAGGGTATAGGTGCCGGGTTCAGCGATGACCGTCACCGGGGCCAGGGTCTTGTTGACATCCTCGCCCCCCGCGCCAGCCTCCGACTCCCAATATCGCCCGGGGGTGGTGCTGTCATAGTGAATGCGGCGCAGGGCGGCGGAAGCCCCTCGGAGGGGAATCTCCGGGTCCGTGGCGTTCGCCTCACGCACGTCGAAGTAGAGCGTGGTCTTGACGAGCTTCAGCGTCTCCGGGGCAAAGCTCACGGTGCTGTTCGCGGGCACCACGAGCGGAGGAGAGCCTCCCACCTCGTACTTGCGTGACACCGTCCCATAGACGGGCAACGCGGGGTTGGTCTCGTTGTCGAAGTTCAGCCAGACATGGCTCTTCCTCCAGGTCCCGTAGGGGAGCGTGAAGTCGAACCGGCCGTTCGTCAGGGCTCCATCGAAGGCCTCCGTCGCGGGGCCTGCCTCCTGCCGCTTGAGCGTCATGTCCGCGTCAGCGAGGTCCGCATTGGAGTACATGCCCGTCACGAGCAAGGGGGCCTGCGCGGTGCCCACGGCATCCGTGAAGTTCTGCGTGAGCGTGGCCCCCGCGGTGATGGTGACGCGATAGACCTTCGTATCCGAGTACTGGCCCTGGGATTGGATGGCGGTGCGCGCGTAGACGTCGTACTGCCCTGGAAACAGCTCGATGTCATAGGAGCCGCCAGCGGGCACCTGCCGCTCGCCAAGGATGGGCGCCGTCGCCGTGCCGGCGACTCCCTGGAAGTTGACGTTGTGGAAGCTGACGGGAGCGCCGGGAGCAATGCTCACAGTCCCGACGAGACGCCCGGGAACAGGGAGGTTCTCCGTCCAGCTCACGCTCGCCGGCCCCGTGAGCAGATTGACGACCTGCGCGGCGAGCGCCCGCTGCATCACGGTGCCATTGGCGGTGACCACGGAGGCCTTGCCCGTCACGGTGACCTGGCCCATGGCCACCATCCCCATCGTGGCCGAACCCGTGGTCGTGGCGCTCAAGGACCTGGTTGCCCACGCCTTCAAGGTCTCGGTCGCGGTGCTCGCGGTCGCATTGACCTCGAGCTGCGCGAGCGTTCCGCCCGTCACGGTGACGGAGGCGTTGATGTTGGCCATCGCCGGATAGACGTAGTCCACCGTGGTGGGGCCCACCTGGTTGTCGACCGGGAAGAAATTGTACCGCTCGACCGTGAGGTACGACTGCGCACCGCCCGGCTGGGCCAGCGTGGCTCGCAGCAGGTGTTGATAGGATTGACCACTCTCCACCGTCATGGAGTAGGGGCTGGAGGTGAACTCCTTGAACGACGTCTGGCCGGTCGAGGAGGTCAGCAGAAAGAGATACTTGCTGAGGGTCTGGGAACCAAACGAGACCTGCCCCTTGAACTCCCCTGGGTTGAGAATCACCACATCCGCCACGGCCACCCCCGACATGGCCATCACGGCAAGGCATGACAACAGCATCCTGCTCTGTCTCCACATCGCTGCACTCCCCCTCTGCTCGTTGAGACTGCCGAACGCGCCCGGTGCGGCTCACCGGCGCTGGCACTCGCGTGTCTCGATACGAAGATGGGGGCGGCGGGCTACCGCGAGTGCCTGTTCAAGACACGGTGTTTTCGCCGCACACCCGAGGTGAAATTCAGACAGAGTCACGGTATCGTGTCAACACACTTGTTCCATCAACAGGCGCCTCGCGCGCCCTGCCCTACCCGATGCAACGGTGTTCCTGCCCAATTCCTATCTCGCGAGGCAGGCCGTGCGGGCCGGGCTCAAGCGGGGACTGCGTTCAGGAAGCCGAACACCTGACGGATGCGGCCGTTGGACAGCGCCACCACGTCGAAGCCCATCACGAGCGGCTTGTCGCCCCCGGGCATGCCCGCGTGCCAGGTGAAGCGGGCCTGGTCGTGGTGAGCATCCACCGGCCCGGCGAGCGTGAAGACGAGGCCGGGGTACTGCTTCTGGATGCCGCCGATGAACCCGCTGATGGCCTCCGTCCCCGTGGCGGCGACGAGCGGGTCGGTGTAGGCGCAGTCCTCCGTGTAAAGCTCGCGGAGGGCCGCGCCTCGGCGGGCCTCATCCGTCTCGTTGAAGGTGGCGAGGTAACGCTGGACGATGGCTTCGATGGCATTCACAGGTGTGCTCCTCGGGTTGGGAACGACGTTTCGAAGACACCTGTAACGCGCGGCCTGGAAGCAAAGCGATGACCTCGGGAGTCATGGTCCCGCGGACGCCGGTGTCACGCGGGACAGGCGCACGCCCTTGAGGTGGAGCCACGCACCCTCCGAGGTCTGCTCGAAGCGCACCACGTCTCCCCGGTGACGGCCCTTGCCGGCCACGGCGGCGAGGTCGCCTGAAATCGGGTCCAACACCATGGTCACATGGGCTCCGCCATACAGCGGGCCCGTATAGGTGAGGACCAGCAGCCCGCTGACTTCGCTCAGCACGGCCTCGTCGAGCAGCTCGCGTGGGGCTCCCGGTGCCACCGCGTAGTGCCCCAATCGCGTGCGCCAGGACTCGGGCATGGGCGCCGGTTCGATGCGTGTCCCCAGCAGCCCCACGCCGTGCAGCGCGGAGTGGCCCAGCATCAGCGCCTCGCTCCCCGCCTTCTGGAATGAGAGCCACAGTGCATCCTCCCCGAGCAGCGCCCTGAACGACCCCTGCTGGTGCGGTACCAGGTCGAGCACGGTGTCTCCCGCCACGCCCCTCAGCCTGTCTCCGTGCGCCTCGATGACCATGGGGCCCACGTCCGTCGAGTAGAGGCCCTCCCACTGGGCGAGCACCTCGGGGGGCTGGGCCTCCGGCTGGACCGGGGGCTGCCCGGGCGCCGCCGCGACGGCCTTGCCCGTCTTCACCTTCAAGGCTTGCGCGAGCACCTCCCTCGCGACGCTGTTGACCAGGTTTCCCGCGCTCAAGGTGTTCGACAACACGACCACGCCGAGCCGATGCTCGGGGATGAGCGCGATGATGGCGTTGAACTGAAAGTCACTGCCGTCGTGCTCCACCATCCGCACGGAGCCGCCGCCCTCCAGTGGCAGGTCATGCAGGTACCAGGTGATGCCGCTGCGAGTCCCCACGTCGAGCGGATGCCCGGCGTTCTGCTCGCGCCACAGCTCCCGGAGGGACTCGGGACGGAGGACCTGCTGGCCGTCGAGACGGCCTTCGTCGAGGAGCATGCAGACGAAGCGGCCCAGGTCCTCGGCGGAGCTGTACATGCCTCCCGCGGGCGCTTCGCTCCGCATCCAGTGCGGGGGCATCAGCTCCAGCGGCATGGCGCCGTATCCCTTGGCCAGCCGCTGCTCGATGGCGGGCGTCATCTGGAACGCGGAGTGCTCCATCCGAAGCGGAGCGAAGATGTGTTGCCGCAGGAAGGTGTCGAAGTCACGCCCGGAGGCCGTCTCCACCGCGCGACCGGCGATGATGAAGCCCGTGTTGCTGTAGGCGTGGATGGAGCCCACGGGCCACACCCGGTGCACGCCTCGAAGCGAGACCACGCGCTCTTCGAGGGTGAGGGCTCGAGGCGAATACGCGCCCCCCACCTGCTCGGGGATGCCCCCGTGGTGCATGAGGAGCGTGCGCAGGGTGAGGGGGGCACTGGGGAAGCGGGCTTCCATGCTGAAGCCCGGGATGACCTCCTCGATGGGCTGGTCGAGCGCGGCTCGCTTCGCCTCCACGAGCTGCATGGCGGCCGATGCGGTGAACACCTTCGCCACCGAGCCCAGGCCGTA is part of the Myxococcus landrumus genome and encodes:
- a CDS encoding serine hydrolase domain-containing protein is translated as MNTHPVAPRRCLLALLVACTLTSACKDDEQPSRAPDYAELKKNVERELLLSMKQDEVRGVSLALVDGDEVVWSQGFGLADAEAGLPATPQTVYGLGSVAKVFTASAAMQLVEAKRAALDQPIEEVIPGFSMEARFPSAPLTLRTLLMHHGGIPEQVGGAYSPRALTLEERVVSLRGVHRVWPVGSIHAYSNTGFIIAGRAVETASGRDFDTFLRQHIFAPLRMEHSAFQMTPAIEQRLAKGYGAMPLELMPPHWMRSEAPAGGMYSSAEDLGRFVCMLLDEGRLDGQQVLRPESLRELWREQNAGHPLDVGTRSGITWYLHDLPLEGGGSVRMVEHDGSDFQFNAIIALIPEHRLGVVVLSNTLSAGNLVNSVAREVLAQALKVKTGKAVAAAPGQPPVQPEAQPPEVLAQWEGLYSTDVGPMVIEAHGDRLRGVAGDTVLDLVPHQQGSFRALLGEDALWLSFQKAGSEALMLGHSALHGVGLLGTRIEPAPMPESWRTRLGHYAVAPGAPRELLDEAVLSEVSGLLVLTYTGPLYGGAHVTMVLDPISGDLAAVAGKGRHRGDVVRFEQTSEGAWLHLKGVRLSRVTPASAGP
- a CDS encoding pyridoxamine 5'-phosphate oxidase family protein, producing MSRIKSVEALEGVVGSRPLGVMLKSLDALDSHCVQLLACSSFAVLGYVDVDGLARMTAAGGPLGFARVVDATHLEMRLPEPIALNPTVGSGLLFFIPGLGETLRVNGHATLDGHTLRVTVEEAFVHCAKAIIRSGLWKPPVASASAEAGVWSGDPEVQRWLSRTPFVVLASWDSEGNADVSPKGDPVGFLRLAGARVAVPDRPGNRRTDTFHNVLEQPRVALLGLIPGEVGLVEVSGVGSLSTEGALLESMTVDGKVPKMALLLEAHAARLQSGQGLVDAGLWEASRHVPASQLPKMADVFIDHVRRSPQKGAAAATLRALASKRMMSWALEHDYKKNLY
- a CDS encoding agmatine deiminase family protein — encoded protein: MGSSLLGVVAVAVCVLAAGCGSKSSGPRREEQEVAAMYTLPDPLGEHEGTWLAWPHHYEYGEDYRDGLDPTWVSMTRALVGSENVHVLAYDAREVRRIQALLTDQGVPLDRVDFTVHAFEDVWIRDFGPIYVRDSSNALVIEGWGFNGWGEKENFVLSAEVPKAIADKQALPYVDLQQDIVNEGGSVEIDATGTLMATRSSTLNPNRNPDMTQEQMESYFRKYLGVTRFIWLDGVAGLDITDMHIDGFAVFARDNTLVTMSDDDLSEWGVPDHDIDTLHAAKNAEGQPYTFVTLPLTAKNVTTTWGKQLGYKGSYVNYYVANSVVLVPNYADANDIAANAIVQKLFPDKTVIGIDVRNLYAEGGMVHCVTQQQPR
- a CDS encoding SIR2 family NAD-dependent protein deacylase; its protein translation is MVDSLTSDDELRRLRDRLGATAWRNIVVLTGAGISVASGLPTYRGPGGLWTRPEAEEVPDAAMMARDPSRVWSLFGPLRRPLQAAKPNAAHVALAQWQARSSPGRTFTLVTQNVDGLHTRAGSRDVVELHGSLLHTRCSNPECGTTPFEDPQEHLQAPPCERCGQALRPDITLFNEPLPVDAEWAAKRALRECDLFLAVGTSGTVAPASHFVRGAKYAGAWTLLLNLTPMQPRHPDFDHEVLGRAEELLPFLLSG
- a CDS encoding endo-1,C4-beta-glucanase → MLLSCLAVMAMSGVAVADVVILNPGEFKGQVSFGSQTLSKYLFLLTSSTGQTSFKEFTSSPYSMTVESGQSYQHLLRATLAQPGGAQSYLTVERYNFFPVDNQVGPTTVDYVYPAMANINASVTVTGGTLAQLEVNATASTATETLKAWATRSLSATTTGSATMGMVAMGQVTVTGKASVVTANGTVMQRALAAQVVNLLTGPASVSWTENLPVPGRLVGTVSIAPGAPVSFHNVNFQGVAGTATAPILGERQVPAGGSYDIELFPGQYDVYARTAIQSQGQYSDTKVYRVTITAGATLTQNFTDAVGTAQAPLLVTGMYSNADLADADMTLKRQEAGPATEAFDGALTNGRFDFTLPYGTWRKSHVWLNFDNETNPALPVYGTVSRKYEVGGSPPLVVPANSTVSFAPETLKLVKTTLYFDVREANATDPEIPLRGASAALRRIHYDSTTPGRYWESEAGAGGEDVNKTLAPVTVIAEPGTYTLTAGATINGTYSEFRGGSVTIAEPTPTPVGSNVSITPIDAQELKVNVTFPSVTTGGLTTVAELPIGPETPHGLKSFCSDGASAEGIDCPPLFYDIDTTAQFTEATVCVRRKFLGANALSFFLRLYHFNKNTPPNGAWEELPAPPGKPQAFDCSEDPTECGCVDEAACGIDPMADPPASVIQVCGVTTSFSPFAILEKGLVFTNTVGGVEYQGPTGPLAAQTWTVPKTGEYRIMATGASGASAAAGISGGCGAKVSGVFTLQKNDTVQMLVGQKGTATTYSAGGGGGSFVVKSGSPLLIAGGGGGLRSGALVPGRNGSVSTSGTAGSTHASYTSGFIAGGTGGLGGSRAAAYGSGGGGWSGNGASDGTYGEGGFAYLSGGKGGAGKACGGLAHGGYGGGGAGNGCYGGGGGGGYSGGGGGRVGGGGGSWNVGTKPESAEGVCTQNGHGLITIEAAHR
- a CDS encoding nuclear transport factor 2 family protein; the protein is MNAIEAIVQRYLATFNETDEARRGAALRELYTEDCAYTDPLVAATGTEAISGFIGGIQKQYPGLVFTLAGPVDAHHDQARFTWHAGMPGGDKPLVMGFDVVALSNGRIRQVFGFLNAVPA